From one Desulfurellaceae bacterium genomic stretch:
- a CDS encoding DUF1285 domain-containing protein, whose translation MPKAGFWAIDSVRKISFGKDGWWYANDERIENRRINRLFSQHLRRTEDGRYQIVLGRDTAIVEIDDAPYVVTALDGDLDQGLRVRLNDTSEETLSPDTLYIGPDNAVYCRVKDHAHLARFTRPAYYQLAAYIQEEPETGEFVLRLNDAAYPIPFGQDRP comes from the coding sequence ATGCCAAAAGCTGGATTCTGGGCAATCGACTCCGTCCGCAAGATCAGCTTTGGAAAAGACGGCTGGTGGTACGCCAATGACGAGCGGATCGAAAACCGCCGCATCAACCGCTTATTCAGCCAGCATCTGCGCCGGACCGAAGACGGCCGGTATCAGATCGTGCTGGGCCGGGATACGGCCATCGTCGAGATCGACGATGCGCCGTATGTGGTGACCGCGCTCGACGGCGATCTCGATCAGGGTCTCAGAGTCCGGCTGAACGACACCAGCGAAGAGACGCTCAGCCCGGACACGCTATACATCGGGCCGGACAACGCGGTCTACTGCCGGGTCAAAGACCACGCCCATCTGGCCCGTTTCACCCGGCCGGCTTACTACCAGCTGGCGGCCTACATTCAGGAAGAACCCGAGACCGGCGAATTTGTCCTGCGCCTCAACGATGCCGCCTACCCCATCCCCTTTGGCCAAGACCGTCCCTAA